In Prescottella soli, a genomic segment contains:
- a CDS encoding DUF5926 family protein — MGKKSKRNSGPKPGSNRAAKLEQRRLEREAEVTSPTRPFQGLAAECDLVALREFVPSALVELPVRDADKPVTAATVLPGAVAALVRDEAGTAGRYVGLQVQAHTADPGADLGAAVTWVQSAEPGNSLTFADPQDGGPRPTDVLVADALPKITVHQNFDWWIPEGVEPAPDVAATVQQANMAIMPSARLEADGVVAAWWVDAGERAHLRWVRPEDEDSLMQALARVHAAGGLHLGEGSRFAGSFRTHGLLVPVFDLDREKHPDEWAAPTAELGERLAEALAVDAPLTAAEVRARDGLRGRQVTLR; from the coding sequence GTGGGTAAGAAGAGCAAGAGAAACAGTGGCCCCAAGCCGGGCAGTAACCGCGCCGCGAAGCTCGAGCAGCGTCGTCTCGAGCGCGAGGCCGAGGTCACCTCGCCGACCCGCCCGTTCCAGGGCCTGGCCGCCGAGTGCGACCTGGTCGCGCTGCGCGAATTCGTGCCGTCGGCTCTCGTCGAGCTGCCGGTCCGCGACGCCGACAAGCCGGTGACCGCGGCCACCGTCCTGCCCGGTGCCGTCGCGGCCCTGGTGCGCGACGAGGCCGGCACCGCCGGACGGTACGTCGGCCTGCAGGTCCAGGCCCACACGGCCGACCCCGGCGCCGACCTCGGTGCGGCGGTCACGTGGGTGCAGTCCGCCGAGCCCGGCAACTCGCTGACCTTCGCCGACCCGCAGGACGGCGGCCCGCGTCCGACCGACGTCCTCGTCGCCGACGCGCTGCCGAAGATCACCGTCCACCAGAACTTCGACTGGTGGATCCCCGAGGGCGTGGAGCCGGCCCCCGACGTCGCCGCGACCGTCCAGCAGGCCAACATGGCGATCATGCCGTCGGCGCGTCTCGAGGCCGACGGCGTCGTCGCCGCGTGGTGGGTCGACGCCGGCGAGCGCGCGCACCTGCGCTGGGTGCGCCCCGAGGACGAGGACTCTCTGATGCAGGCGTTGGCCCGCGTCCACGCGGCCGGCGGACTGCACCTCGGCGAGGGATCGCGGTTCGCGGGCTCGTTCCGGACCCACGGCCTGCTCGTGCCGGTCTTCGACCTCGACCGTGAGAAGCACCCCGACGAGTGGGCCGCGCCGACCGCCGAGCTGGGCGAGCGTCTCGCCGAGGCCCTGGCCGTGGATGCGCCGCTCACGGCGGCCGAGGTGCGCGCCCGCGACGGGCTGCGCGGCCGCCAGGTCACGCTGCGCTGA
- the pheA gene encoding prephenate dehydratase, producing MPRIAYFGPSGTFTEMALAQLEAAGTFDGDVERVAAASQRAALEMVRRGDADGAVVPIESSVEGSIRPTMDALALGDRLQIMAETELEVSFTIVGRPGTTLADVRTVRAYPVATAQVQGWLDTHLPNARVEPASSNAGAAEDVADGVADAGVATALAGERLGLVALASGVADYEGARTRFVLVTKPQSAPARTGNDRTSVVLHLDNVPGSLVRAMTEFATRGIDLTRIESRPTRKEFGTYLFHLDCVGHIDDGLVAEALKALHRFSDVRFLGSWPSTVPGGGAPMPDADDTAWLERLRRGEENA from the coding sequence GTGCCTCGTATCGCGTACTTCGGACCCAGCGGGACCTTCACCGAGATGGCCCTCGCCCAGCTCGAGGCGGCCGGCACGTTCGACGGCGACGTCGAGCGGGTGGCGGCCGCGAGCCAGCGGGCCGCGTTGGAGATGGTGCGTCGCGGCGACGCCGACGGCGCGGTGGTCCCGATCGAGAGCTCGGTCGAAGGATCGATTCGTCCCACCATGGACGCGCTCGCGCTCGGGGACCGGCTGCAGATCATGGCCGAGACCGAACTCGAGGTGTCCTTCACGATCGTCGGCCGCCCCGGCACGACGCTCGCCGACGTCCGCACCGTCCGCGCCTATCCGGTCGCGACCGCGCAGGTGCAGGGCTGGCTCGACACTCACCTGCCGAACGCCCGCGTCGAGCCGGCGTCCTCGAATGCCGGTGCGGCAGAGGACGTCGCGGACGGCGTCGCCGACGCCGGCGTGGCCACCGCGTTGGCGGGGGAGCGGCTCGGACTCGTCGCGCTGGCGTCCGGGGTCGCCGACTACGAGGGTGCCCGGACCCGCTTCGTGTTGGTGACGAAACCGCAGTCCGCACCCGCCCGGACCGGTAACGACCGCACCAGCGTCGTGCTGCACCTCGACAACGTGCCCGGCTCGCTGGTCCGCGCGATGACGGAGTTCGCGACCCGCGGCATCGACCTCACCCGCATCGAATCCCGGCCCACGCGCAAGGAATTCGGCACCTATCTGTTTCACCTGGACTGTGTCGGGCACATCGACGACGGGCTGGTAGCGGAGGCGCTCAAGGCGCTGCACCGCTTCAGCGACGTCCGCTTCCTCGGGTCGTGGCCGTCGACCGTGCCGGGTGGTGGGGCCCCGATGCCCGACGCCGACGACACCGCGTGGCTGGAGCGGCTGCGCCGCGGAGAGGAGAACGCGTGA
- a CDS encoding serine hydrolase domain-containing protein has protein sequence MTAAMPSHGSGGAPRRKAVYRPPRTMLVDPRFESLATQFFHLFHRTHDGGGALAVYLYGQPVLDVWAGWASPIRKWACDTVTLSFSTGKGVASTVLHRLAQRGLIDYDATVASYWPEFGEAGKESITVRELLSHRAGLHRIRGLVPGRLALLDHDRVTAALAASIPDPRRTTMPGYHAVTYGSLIAELTARVSGKPFTELVRTEVAEPLGIPEFWFQVPESEKDRIAKVFPHINPFGVPWGVTSLALSLVPHLRDIADAGMPEGFDMLVRDPTIHDFVMPGWNGVFSARALARMYAAFANDGVVDGIRFLEPDTIAQLSEVQTRARDYVLGIRMNWRLGYHAALVAARTQHSGAFGHYGMGGSGAFADPETGLSVAFVTNRLGGALTPFADLRLPNLGAKAESLAHHI, from the coding sequence ATGACTGCCGCAATGCCGAGTCATGGCTCGGGCGGGGCCCCACGTCGCAAGGCGGTCTACCGGCCGCCCAGGACGATGCTCGTCGACCCGCGGTTCGAGTCACTGGCCACCCAGTTCTTCCACCTGTTCCATCGCACCCACGACGGCGGTGGCGCGCTGGCCGTGTACCTGTACGGCCAGCCGGTCCTCGACGTGTGGGCCGGGTGGGCGTCCCCGATCCGCAAGTGGGCCTGCGACACCGTCACGCTGTCGTTCTCGACCGGCAAGGGCGTCGCGAGCACGGTGCTGCACCGCCTCGCGCAGCGCGGCCTGATCGACTACGACGCCACCGTCGCGTCCTACTGGCCGGAGTTCGGCGAGGCCGGCAAGGAATCGATCACCGTCCGCGAACTGCTCAGCCACCGCGCCGGCCTGCACCGCATCCGCGGGCTGGTGCCCGGCCGCCTCGCGCTGCTCGACCACGACCGCGTCACGGCCGCGTTGGCGGCGTCCATCCCGGACCCTCGCCGCACGACCATGCCCGGCTACCACGCCGTCACGTACGGATCGCTGATCGCGGAGCTCACCGCACGGGTGTCGGGCAAGCCGTTCACCGAACTGGTCCGCACCGAGGTCGCCGAGCCTCTCGGTATCCCGGAGTTCTGGTTCCAGGTCCCCGAATCCGAGAAGGACCGCATCGCGAAGGTGTTCCCCCACATCAACCCGTTCGGGGTGCCGTGGGGCGTGACGTCGCTGGCGCTGTCGCTGGTGCCGCACCTGCGCGACATCGCCGACGCCGGCATGCCCGAGGGCTTCGACATGCTGGTGCGCGACCCGACGATCCACGACTTCGTGATGCCCGGCTGGAACGGCGTGTTCAGCGCCCGCGCCCTGGCCCGCATGTACGCGGCGTTCGCGAACGACGGTGTCGTCGACGGCATCCGTTTCCTCGAACCCGACACCATCGCCCAGCTGAGCGAGGTGCAGACCCGGGCCCGCGACTACGTGCTCGGCATCCGCATGAACTGGCGACTCGGCTACCACGCGGCGCTCGTCGCGGCCCGCACGCAGCACTCGGGTGCCTTCGGCCACTACGGCATGGGCGGCTCCGGTGCGTTCGCCGACCCGGAGACCGGCCTGTCGGTGGCGTTCGTGACGAACCGGCTGGGCGGCGCGCTCACTCCGTTCGCCGACCTGCGGCTGCCGAACCTCGGCGCGAAGGCCGAATCCCTCGCCCATCACATCTGA
- a CDS encoding glycerophosphodiester phosphodiesterase yields MSPDRRGPLVVAHRGASAAMPEHTLAAYELALVEGADGLECDVRLTRDGHLVCVHDRRVDRTSSGTGVVSEMTLESLGELDYGAVGEPAELLTLSQLIELTLGWTSRPTKLFIETKHPVRYGGLVESKVLAELSRYGLATPASADHSRAVVMSFAASAVWRIRRSAPLLPTVLLGDASRYLGGGAATTVGATAVGPSIRTLREHPEIVDKAAAAGRATYCWTVDDPADVALCKELGVGWVATNHPGRTKKLLGG; encoded by the coding sequence ATGAGCCCGGATCGGCGTGGCCCCCTCGTGGTCGCGCATCGCGGCGCGTCGGCCGCGATGCCCGAGCACACCCTCGCCGCGTACGAGCTGGCACTCGTGGAGGGGGCCGACGGCCTCGAGTGCGACGTCCGGCTCACCCGCGACGGTCACCTCGTGTGCGTGCACGACCGTCGGGTGGACCGCACGTCGTCCGGCACCGGTGTCGTCAGCGAGATGACGCTCGAGTCGCTCGGTGAACTCGACTACGGCGCCGTCGGCGAACCGGCGGAGTTGCTGACGCTGTCCCAGCTCATCGAGCTCACCCTGGGGTGGACATCGCGCCCCACGAAACTGTTCATCGAGACCAAGCACCCGGTCCGCTACGGCGGGCTCGTCGAGAGCAAGGTGCTCGCCGAACTGTCCCGCTACGGGCTGGCCACCCCGGCGTCGGCCGACCATTCGCGGGCCGTCGTGATGTCGTTCGCCGCGAGCGCGGTGTGGCGGATCCGCAGGTCGGCGCCGCTCCTGCCGACGGTGCTGCTCGGCGACGCGTCCCGCTACCTCGGCGGCGGGGCGGCCACCACCGTCGGCGCCACCGCCGTCGGGCCGTCGATCAGGACGCTGCGCGAGCATCCCGAGATCGTCGACAAGGCCGCCGCCGCCGGTCGCGCCACGTACTGCTGGACCGTCGACGATCCCGCCGACGTCGCGCTGTGCAAGGAACTCGGTGTCGGCTGGGTGGCCACCAACCATCCGGGCCGCACCAAGAAACTGCTGGGCGGCTGA
- a CDS encoding LLM class F420-dependent oxidoreductase produces the protein MDLRIFTEPQQGATYDDLLTVAKAAEQFGYDAFFRSDHYLAMNVEGLPGPTDAWITLAGLARETSTIRLGTLVTSATFRYPGPLAVSVAQVDAMSGGRIELGIGAGWFEEEHRAYGIPFPSVGERFDRLEESLAVITGLWATPVGQTFSYEGTHFPISDSPALPKPVQSPRPPIVMGGMGKRRTPSMAARYADEFNLPFVSIEDTVRQFERVREACKAVDRDPYDLVYSNALVLCCGRTDEEIARRAARIGREVDELRENGLAGTPAELVDKIGRYREAGTQRIYLQTLDLADLDHLELVAAEVMPQLD, from the coding sequence ATGGACCTGAGAATCTTCACCGAACCCCAGCAGGGCGCCACCTACGACGATCTCCTCACGGTGGCGAAGGCCGCGGAACAGTTCGGATACGACGCGTTCTTCCGGTCCGACCACTACCTGGCGATGAACGTCGAGGGTCTGCCCGGCCCCACCGACGCCTGGATCACCCTCGCCGGTCTCGCCCGCGAGACCTCCACGATCCGACTCGGGACCCTGGTCACGTCGGCCACCTTCCGCTACCCCGGCCCGCTCGCGGTCTCGGTGGCGCAGGTCGACGCGATGAGCGGCGGACGGATCGAGCTCGGCATCGGTGCGGGCTGGTTCGAGGAGGAGCACCGCGCGTACGGCATCCCGTTCCCGTCGGTCGGTGAGCGGTTCGACCGGCTCGAGGAGTCGCTCGCGGTCATTACCGGCCTGTGGGCCACCCCGGTCGGGCAGACCTTCAGCTACGAGGGCACTCACTTCCCGATCAGCGACTCGCCCGCCCTGCCGAAGCCGGTGCAGTCGCCGCGGCCGCCGATCGTGATGGGCGGCATGGGCAAGCGACGCACCCCGTCGATGGCCGCCCGCTACGCCGACGAGTTCAACCTGCCGTTCGTCTCGATCGAGGACACCGTCCGTCAGTTCGAGCGGGTCCGCGAGGCGTGCAAGGCGGTGGACCGCGATCCCTACGATCTCGTGTACTCCAACGCCCTGGTCCTGTGCTGCGGACGCACCGACGAGGAGATCGCACGCCGGGCCGCGCGGATCGGACGCGAGGTGGACGAGCTGCGCGAGAACGGCCTCGCGGGCACGCCGGCCGAGTTGGTGGACAAGATCGGGCGCTACCGCGAGGCGGGAACGCAGCGCATCTATCTGCAGACCCTCGACCTGGCCGACCTCGATCATCTCGAGCTCGTCGCGGCGGAGGTCATGCCCCAGCTGGACTGA
- a CDS encoding ferritin has protein sequence MSASDDSHRTKFHALLHDQIRNEFNASHQYLATAVYFDNADLPQLARHFYKQANEERNHAMMIIRYFLDRDITVELTGVDPAKSHFENTREPIALALAQEKAVTEEVVQLARTARDDGDYLGEQFMQWFLKEQVEEVSRMTTLLTIADRAGSNLFDLEDFVAREMSSVDDASGAPPAAGGTI, from the coding sequence ATGAGTGCCTCAGACGATTCGCATCGGACGAAATTCCACGCACTTCTCCATGATCAGATCCGCAACGAATTCAACGCGTCGCACCAGTACCTCGCGACCGCGGTCTACTTCGACAACGCGGATCTCCCCCAGCTGGCCCGCCACTTCTACAAGCAGGCCAACGAGGAACGCAATCACGCGATGATGATCATCCGGTACTTCCTGGATCGGGACATCACCGTCGAACTCACGGGCGTCGATCCGGCCAAGAGCCACTTCGAGAACACGCGGGAGCCCATCGCGCTCGCGCTGGCGCAGGAGAAGGCCGTCACCGAGGAGGTCGTCCAGCTCGCCCGCACGGCCCGCGACGACGGCGACTACCTGGGCGAGCAGTTCATGCAGTGGTTCCTCAAGGAGCAGGTCGAGGAGGTCTCCCGCATGACGACCCTCCTGACGATCGCCGACCGCGCGGGGTCCAACCTGTTCGATCTCGAGGACTTCGTGGCCCGTGAGATGAGCAGCGTGGACGACGCGTCCGGGGCACCGCCCGCCGCCGGGGGCACGATCTAG
- a CDS encoding CPBP family intramembrane glutamic endopeptidase: MITRTTVDSWLRPAAPLPSEPPLDARERRTLWFEITIVLLVTFGLNGVYSMLSLLESALQPGGLSEQAVAINPSRSTQSYIDLARQLLGVVKLAAWAALGLYLLWRSGLSPRRIGLGRTQLRGGVLPGVGLAALIGLPGLAFYLAAVALDLNLTVMASTIDDHWWRLPVLVLWAIANSVAEEVLVVAYLISRLRRLGWSENSSLLASALLRGSYHLYQGLGGGLGNVLMGLIFGRYWQRTGKLWPLVIAHALIDTVAFVGYALLRGHLSWLP, translated from the coding sequence GTGATCACCCGCACCACCGTCGACTCGTGGCTCCGGCCCGCAGCGCCACTACCGTCCGAACCACCGCTCGACGCCCGCGAACGGCGCACCCTGTGGTTCGAGATCACGATCGTCCTGCTGGTGACGTTCGGGCTCAACGGCGTCTACAGCATGCTGTCGCTGCTCGAGTCGGCCCTCCAGCCCGGCGGTCTGTCCGAGCAGGCGGTCGCGATCAACCCGTCCCGGTCCACGCAGTCGTACATCGACCTGGCCCGACAGCTGCTCGGAGTGGTCAAGCTCGCCGCCTGGGCAGCGCTCGGACTGTATCTGCTGTGGCGCAGCGGCCTGAGTCCGCGCCGGATCGGTCTCGGTCGGACGCAACTGCGGGGCGGGGTGCTTCCCGGCGTCGGGCTTGCTGCCCTGATCGGGCTGCCTGGGCTCGCCTTCTACCTGGCCGCGGTCGCGCTCGACCTGAATCTCACCGTCATGGCGAGCACCATCGACGACCACTGGTGGCGGCTGCCGGTGCTGGTGCTGTGGGCGATCGCGAACTCGGTCGCCGAGGAAGTCCTGGTGGTGGCCTATCTGATCTCGCGGCTGCGACGGCTGGGATGGAGCGAGAACTCGTCGCTGCTCGCGTCGGCGCTGCTGCGCGGCAGTTACCACCTGTACCAGGGCCTCGGCGGCGGTCTCGGCAACGTGCTGATGGGGCTGATCTTCGGCCGCTACTGGCAGCGGACCGGGAAACTGTGGCCGCTCGTGATCGCGCACGCCCTCATCGACACCGTCGCGTTCGTCGGATACGCCCTGCTCCGCGGGCACCTGTCGTGGCTGCCGTGA
- a CDS encoding rhodanese-like domain-containing protein — protein MTIPHVPTVSVTDLPAELTEATVLLDVREDDEWGLGHAPGAHHIPIVDVPARLDEIDIDAEVYVVCRQGGRSIIVVEYLNSIGYDAYQVDGGMVAWQGAGLPLASDGDSGPAKIY, from the coding sequence GTGACGATCCCGCACGTTCCCACCGTCTCCGTGACCGACCTCCCGGCGGAGCTCACCGAGGCGACCGTTCTGCTGGACGTGCGCGAGGACGACGAGTGGGGGCTGGGCCACGCCCCGGGCGCGCACCACATCCCCATCGTCGACGTCCCGGCCCGCCTCGACGAGATCGACATCGACGCCGAGGTGTACGTCGTGTGCCGCCAGGGTGGACGCTCGATCATCGTCGTCGAGTACCTCAACAGCATCGGCTACGACGCCTACCAGGTCGACGGCGGAATGGTTGCGTGGCAGGGCGCCGGACTCCCGCTCGCGTCCGACGGCGACTCCGGTCCCGCGAAGATCTACTAG
- a CDS encoding ferritin, with amino-acid sequence MTEAAHTNEFHRLLQTQIRNEFTASQQYIAVAVYFDSQDLPQLAGRFYRQAAEERDHAMMMIQYLLDNDLPIAVPGIDSVVTDFASVREPVALAVAQERTVTEQITRLARTARDTGDYLGEQFMQWFLKEQVEEVASMTTLLTIVDRAGDNFFNIEDFVAREMSSAVTADSTAPRIAGADA; translated from the coding sequence ATGACTGAAGCGGCGCACACCAACGAGTTCCACCGACTGCTGCAGACCCAGATCCGAAACGAATTCACGGCCTCTCAGCAGTACATCGCGGTCGCCGTCTACTTCGATTCACAGGATCTGCCGCAGTTGGCGGGCCGCTTCTACCGGCAGGCCGCCGAGGAACGCGACCACGCGATGATGATGATCCAGTACCTGCTCGACAACGACCTGCCGATTGCCGTCCCCGGCATCGACTCCGTGGTCACCGATTTCGCGTCGGTCCGTGAGCCCGTCGCGCTGGCGGTCGCGCAGGAGCGCACCGTCACCGAGCAGATCACCCGCCTGGCCCGCACCGCCCGCGATACCGGCGACTACCTGGGTGAACAGTTCATGCAGTGGTTCCTCAAGGAGCAGGTCGAGGAGGTCGCGAGCATGACGACGCTGCTCACCATCGTCGACCGCGCAGGCGACAACTTCTTCAATATCGAGGACTTCGTGGCGCGCGAGATGAGTTCGGCCGTGACCGCCGATTCCACGGCCCCGCGGATCGCCGGCGCCGACGCCTGA
- a CDS encoding LCP family protein, whose amino-acid sequence MIRRDGRPGGPAPRPEPARAWSQAPEPQTWSQVSDGRAPYGGGHAPTQTPRPYAEPRRVPPAAPPRNPQPPRPPAAPAEPPKQRRPRKRGRWLRRVALTLAVLLVASIGGVAYLDTKLNRVDALADYPGRVADTPGTNWLLVGSDSRAGLTPEQDRELAAGGDIDGKRTDTIMLVHIPKSGSTTMVSIPRDSYVNIPGIGRGKINAAFSQPDGEQVLVQTVEEATGLHIDHYAEIGFGGFAGIVDAIGGVNMCVPYPIDDPLAGINLPAGCQDLSGPEALGFVRSRATAMADLDRMQNQRAFMSALLKKATSPTTLINPLRLWPMMTKTANSLQVADGDHLWNLAGLAWALRGKMVTTTVPVGGFEVVDGWGDVLLWDRQKASEFFDALANDRQIPQDLLTGTP is encoded by the coding sequence ATCATCCGCCGCGACGGGCGTCCCGGCGGCCCGGCACCGCGTCCCGAGCCCGCACGCGCGTGGTCGCAGGCACCGGAACCCCAGACGTGGTCGCAGGTATCCGACGGGCGCGCGCCCTACGGCGGCGGCCACGCGCCCACCCAGACTCCGCGCCCGTACGCGGAGCCGCGTCGCGTCCCGCCGGCCGCCCCGCCGCGCAACCCCCAGCCGCCGCGCCCGCCGGCCGCCCCTGCCGAGCCCCCGAAGCAGCGGCGGCCCCGCAAGCGCGGAAGGTGGCTGCGCCGGGTCGCGCTGACGCTGGCCGTGCTCCTGGTCGCGTCGATCGGCGGCGTGGCCTACCTCGACACCAAGCTGAACCGCGTCGACGCGCTCGCCGACTACCCGGGTCGTGTCGCCGACACCCCGGGCACCAACTGGCTGCTGGTCGGCTCGGACAGCCGCGCCGGTCTGACGCCCGAGCAGGACCGCGAGCTCGCCGCCGGCGGCGACATCGACGGCAAACGCACCGACACGATCATGCTGGTGCACATCCCGAAGAGCGGCTCGACGACGATGGTGTCGATCCCGCGCGACTCGTACGTGAACATCCCGGGCATCGGCCGGGGCAAGATCAACGCGGCGTTCTCCCAGCCCGACGGCGAGCAGGTACTGGTGCAGACGGTCGAGGAGGCCACGGGCCTGCACATCGACCACTACGCCGAGATCGGCTTCGGCGGGTTCGCCGGCATCGTCGACGCCATCGGCGGCGTGAACATGTGCGTGCCCTACCCCATCGACGACCCCCTCGCGGGCATCAACCTGCCGGCCGGCTGCCAGGACCTGTCGGGCCCCGAGGCGCTCGGCTTCGTCCGCAGCCGGGCGACGGCGATGGCCGACCTGGACCGGATGCAGAATCAGCGTGCGTTCATGAGTGCGCTGTTGAAGAAGGCCACCTCGCCCACGACGCTGATCAATCCGCTGCGGTTGTGGCCGATGATGACGAAGACCGCGAACTCGCTGCAGGTCGCCGACGGTGACCATCTGTGGAATCTCGCGGGGCTGGCGTGGGCACTGCGCGGCAAGATGGTCACCACCACCGTTCCGGTCGGTGGGTTCGAGGTGGTCGACGGGTGGGGCGACGTTCTGTTGTGGGACCGACAAAAGGCAAGCGAATTCTTCGATGCGCTTGCAAATGACCGCCAGATTCCGCAGGACCTCTTGACCGGCACACCGTGA
- a CDS encoding DUF2470 domain-containing protein, translating into MTRTALGPSTAERMRSASARASDAVLAIAGTDPVVTSLHHLRSDGTAVLATPMDCAAAALAWQAGPGGLPAVLELTDYAPLALREPVRSLVWLRGTLTAVSRQGERDLADAVAAENPHPALLDVGHDATLLRLRLASAVVADSNGAESVTVEDLLAADPDPFHDVETAWLRHLEEDHSDLVEMLARRLPSALRTGRVRPLGIDRYGVRLRIEAAAGDRDVRMDFAEPADDAPALSRALRILVGCPFVNGLHMRH; encoded by the coding sequence ATGACCCGCACCGCCCTCGGACCGTCCACCGCCGAACGGATGCGAAGCGCGAGCGCCCGCGCGTCGGATGCCGTGCTGGCCATCGCCGGCACCGATCCCGTCGTCACCTCGCTGCACCACCTGCGATCCGACGGCACCGCCGTCCTCGCGACCCCGATGGACTGCGCCGCGGCGGCCCTCGCGTGGCAGGCCGGACCGGGCGGGTTGCCCGCCGTCCTCGAACTCACCGACTACGCGCCCCTCGCGCTGCGCGAACCCGTCCGGTCGCTGGTGTGGCTGCGCGGCACGCTCACCGCGGTCTCCAGGCAGGGCGAACGCGACCTCGCCGACGCCGTCGCCGCCGAGAACCCGCATCCCGCGCTGCTCGACGTCGGCCACGACGCCACGCTGCTGCGGCTGCGGCTCGCGTCCGCCGTCGTGGCCGACAGCAACGGCGCCGAATCCGTGACGGTCGAGGACCTGCTCGCCGCCGATCCCGACCCGTTCCACGACGTCGAGACCGCCTGGTTGCGGCACCTCGAGGAGGACCACTCCGATTTGGTCGAGATGCTCGCCCGACGGCTGCCGTCGGCGCTGCGCACCGGCCGGGTGCGACCGCTCGGCATCGACCGGTACGGGGTGCGGTTGCGGATCGAGGCCGCGGCCGGGGACCGCGACGTGCGGATGGACTTCGCCGAACCGGCCGACGACGCGCCCGCGCTCAGCCGTGCCCTGCGGATCCTCGTCGGCTGCCCCTTCGTCAACGGTCTGCACATGCGGCACTGA
- a CDS encoding DUF4328 domain-containing protein translates to MSVVQVCARCASRWPVVGAPAQWCPRCQGLLLSPVDTDRPAPPTGRNFRWVARSPYPPIARRRREPRRLGPTPRYTQVPRWGLLDPPPEEPDDRLTPAEAAADLAPTLLACTAIVFGLAALAEAFRYALLVFNRVRLVDPLTLAVSDSMVWATQLSAPLVALAAAAASVCRLVVIRRQVLAARGLVDPRTPRSLAVGVLVPVVNLVMPGVFLTEVADGDRRTLTAIRIWWVAWAANGLLVVVGLLWRGRDTLQAQADGVLLAAVTAAVAAATALLTLHVMRRFDGRDLLGRPQRTTRWINVPGAEQPAPAEEATVG, encoded by the coding sequence ATGAGCGTCGTCCAGGTCTGCGCCCGCTGCGCGTCGAGGTGGCCGGTGGTCGGCGCGCCGGCGCAGTGGTGCCCGCGCTGCCAGGGGCTGCTGCTCTCACCGGTCGACACCGACCGCCCCGCCCCGCCGACCGGACGCAACTTCCGCTGGGTCGCCCGCAGTCCCTACCCGCCGATCGCCCGCCGACGCCGGGAACCGCGCCGACTCGGTCCGACGCCCCGATACACCCAGGTACCGCGCTGGGGACTGCTCGACCCGCCGCCGGAGGAACCCGACGACCGGCTCACCCCCGCCGAGGCCGCCGCCGACCTCGCGCCGACGCTGCTCGCGTGCACCGCGATCGTGTTCGGGCTCGCCGCGCTGGCGGAGGCCTTCCGATACGCGCTGCTCGTGTTCAACCGGGTGCGCCTGGTCGATCCGCTGACCCTCGCAGTGTCGGACTCGATGGTGTGGGCGACGCAGCTGTCGGCGCCGCTGGTGGCGCTGGCCGCCGCGGCCGCGTCCGTGTGCCGGCTCGTCGTCATCCGCCGCCAGGTGCTCGCCGCCCGCGGCCTCGTGGACCCGCGCACGCCCCGGTCCCTCGCCGTCGGGGTGCTCGTCCCGGTCGTCAACCTCGTGATGCCCGGCGTCTTCCTCACCGAGGTCGCCGACGGCGACCGCCGGACCCTGACCGCGATCCGCATCTGGTGGGTCGCGTGGGCGGCCAACGGGTTGCTCGTCGTCGTCGGGCTGCTGTGGCGCGGCCGCGACACGCTGCAGGCGCAGGCCGACGGGGTGCTGCTCGCCGCGGTCACCGCGGCCGTCGCCGCCGCGACCGCGCTGCTCACGCTGCACGTCATGCGCCGGTTCGACGGCCGGGACCTGCTCGGCCGCCCGCAGCGGACCACCCGATGGATCAACGTGCCTGGGGCCGAACAGCCGGCCCCGGCCGAGGAGGCGACCGTCGGATGA